The sequence CCGTATACACTTCTCTTGCTAATTATAAATCCGTACTGGCCAAACTTTACTCCGCCTTTGCTGTAGCGGGTATTGAAAAAGGGGATGGCAATGCGGATATGGCAAGTAGCACTGCATCATGGGGATACCTGAGGGTATATTTCAACCTGCAGGAAGTACCCACTGACGAAGTGGTGTATACCTGGGCCGGTGGCGATAACCTCACGAATATACAATACATGACATGGGGCGCTTCTGACACCTGGGTGAGTGCGATGTATTATCGCATCTATTATACCGTTGCCCTCTGCAATGAGTTCCTGAGAAATGCGACAGATGCAAAGATCGCTTCCTTCTCAGAATCCGATCAGACCACGCTGAAAGTGTTCAGGGCCGAAGCCCGTTTTCTGCGTGCACTGGCCTATACTCATGCCATGGACCTGTACGGCAATGTGCCCTTTGTAACTGAAAATGATGAAGTAGGCGCCTTCACCCCGCCACGTATCAAAAGAGCAGACCTGTTTGATTATATCCAGTCTGAGTTGAAAGATATAGAAGAAGTATTGCCTGCTCCTTTGCAAAATGAATATGGCAGAGTAAGCAGAGCTGCTGCATGGACATTGCTGGCAAAGAACTACCTGAATGCCGCTGTATACACAGGTACAGCTGATTATACCAACTGTGTGACTTATTGTAACAAGGTGATCACCGGTGGTTATTCTTTGGAGTCAACCTATAAAAAACTGTTCAATGGCGATAATGACAAACGTACAGCGAATGAGATCATCTTCCCTATAGAAGCAGATGCAACCAATACTACTACCTGGGGTTCCACTACCTACCTGGTGAATGGTCCTATCGTAGGCACCATGAAAGCCGCTGACTATGGCGTAGTGTCAGGATGGGCCAGCATTCGCACGCTCAGGGAGTTTGTAAACTCTTTCCCTGATACAACAGGCCAGACAGATATCCGGGGTGATTTCTGGACAGATGGACAAACCCTGAATGTAGATGATCCATCTTCTTCCAGCCAGGGACTCTCTATCGTTAAATTCACGAACCTGAATGATGATGGTAGTTATACCACCGATGGCGGATTGGTAAATACTGATTTCCCTATGTTCCGTTTGGCAGATGTATACCTGATGTATGCAGAAGCTGTACTGAGGGGAGGCACCGGTGGCTCTGTTGGCGAAGCAGTGAATTATGTGAACCAGATCCGCGAACGTGCTTACCTGAATACGTCAGGTGATATTAACTCGTCTACCTTAACGCTCGATTTCATTCTGGCAGAACGTGGCCGTGAACTTTTCTGGGAATGTAGCCGTCGTACAGACCTGATCCGCTATGGTAAGTTTACAGGTGGCGATTATTTATGGCAATGGAAAGGTGGTTCTGTGAACGGACAATCCGTAGATACAAAATATAACCTGTATCCGATTCCATCAACTGATCTGGCTTCAAATCCTAATCTGATCCAAAATTCAGGTTACTAATCTCAAATACACGTTCCATGAAAAAAATAATTTGCTATATACTAAGCATATTCCTTTTTGCCAGTTGTAAAAAGGAAGGAGCAGAGGCTGTATTAACGGGTTTTGAAGATGCGACCCTGACTGCTACGGCTACACAATTAACATTGTCACAGTCTGCAAAAGATAGTGTCGTGTTACAGCTGATGTGGGATGCCGGCACCTTAAGCGTCTCTAATGGCTATGCAGTAGAAGAATCATTGATCACAACGACTGTGCAGTATGCACTGGATGCCAATTTTAGCAGCATCAAAAAAGAGGTAGCAGTGACCAGCTCTTCTCTCTCTTACACTACAGCTACTTTGAATACTTTAGTACTTGGATTTGGCCTGACGGCTGGTGAAAGTGGTACAGTATACGTGCGTGTAAAATCTACCCTCACTGCAAATACATCCTCCAATTACAGCAATGTATTAACGCTCAGCATTACGCCTTACGAATCAGGGAACGATGCCGCTTATTTATACATGGCGAGCACCGATCTCACCTCTTTCCCCTGGAAACTCTGTGCCCGGAATAAAGACGGAAAATATGACGGCTTTGTAAAAGTAGACCAGTGGTACAATTTCCTGCTCACGAATGAAGAAAGCAATAGTGCTTCCGTAATATACGGTGGTTATCCTGCAAATGATAACCAGTATGTATTATATGCCGGCAGCGATCGTTGGAACTGCTGGACGGCAAATGGCGGATACCTTTATATCACAGCCAATACAAATGCACTTACGTGGAGTGAAACAGTGATCAACTCTCTCAGTGT is a genomic window of Chitinophaga sp. LS1 containing:
- a CDS encoding RagB/SusD family nutrient uptake outer membrane protein, which encodes MKKILSCILMITMLAACTKDLNQVPSVEETSESVYTSLANYKSVLAKLYSAFAVAGIEKGDGNADMASSTASWGYLRVYFNLQEVPTDEVVYTWAGGDNLTNIQYMTWGASDTWVSAMYYRIYYTVALCNEFLRNATDAKIASFSESDQTTLKVFRAEARFLRALAYTHAMDLYGNVPFVTENDEVGAFTPPRIKRADLFDYIQSELKDIEEVLPAPLQNEYGRVSRAAAWTLLAKNYLNAAVYTGTADYTNCVTYCNKVITGGYSLESTYKKLFNGDNDKRTANEIIFPIEADATNTTTWGSTTYLVNGPIVGTMKAADYGVVSGWASIRTLREFVNSFPDTTGQTDIRGDFWTDGQTLNVDDPSSSSQGLSIVKFTNLNDDGSYTTDGGLVNTDFPMFRLADVYLMYAEAVLRGGTGGSVGEAVNYVNQIRERAYLNTSGDINSSTLTLDFILAERGRELFWECSRRTDLIRYGKFTGGDYLWQWKGGSVNGQSVDTKYNLYPIPSTDLASNPNLIQNSGY
- a CDS encoding SusE domain-containing protein, producing the protein MKKIICYILSIFLFASCKKEGAEAVLTGFEDATLTATATQLTLSQSAKDSVVLQLMWDAGTLSVSNGYAVEESLITTTVQYALDANFSSIKKEVAVTSSSLSYTTATLNTLVLGFGLTAGESGTVYVRVKSTLTANTSSNYSNVLTLSITPYESGNDAAYLYMASTDLTSFPWKLCARNKDGKYDGFVKVDQWYNFLLTNEESNSASVIYGGYPANDNQYVLYAGSDRWNCWTANGGYLYITANTNALTWSETVINSLSVVGDFNSWSTTATPMTYDATNKIWSASITTTAAEQWGIKVLINQSWSWFFGTSEEAGVCTLYTADANGFPYTKVGTYTLKLDLSDPKNFKYSVE